The Delphinus delphis chromosome 2, mDelDel1.2, whole genome shotgun sequence genome contains a region encoding:
- the LOC132419568 gene encoding Golgi-associated RAB2 interactor protein 4-like — protein MRGDTLLPYHTAQSSTSVGLLNTTTGKLQQQLRNGEYDMFKYAPIFESDFIQITKRGDLIDMHNCVCMVTVGITSSSPVLPLPDTMLLARWATGCEEHAEHSQAAKGKSHEPAKTLELTRLLPLTFVSISTHNREKQQLRVQFVTGRSWYLQLCAPPDAQEDLFTSWEELIYLLRPPVESLSRTYAVPAWDMIGLPVFEEEEEDGRSPAVEDLQEMWDQDQVSICSIHTCSELSGATSAAFAGGEGIQLDSHKSDTMPDVATAKAKSTVLDKASASWAVTKVETAGVAGGTAAGALSVAVIKSPAPEEQSMATAATASNGPGGRKTHIATGGTARTSPRSRKTVLRTIQGYAPSTSTSLSPEAGVTVVGAEPTSKTAEGRADEEDEGTLISTLPQEGKVSEQDGSSQRVSQARKGRRERREHWGEDRALMSPSLCSSVESHHKAAGNKTIQKAAGPCSGGGRATSDDQKDKGHGSPGVSEQGTAHKGISRAPITNKSRTSHKSGRSLSTVSSGPTTERLSRISSFFRNIRASLTTKTVASSRDKYVSILAKPVEGTRMEAVVETAESGQGLEITGGVTSDTMEPVTAEAHQ, from the exons ATGAGAGGGGACACTCTGCTCCCATATCACACGGCCCAGAGCAGCACCAGCGTGGGCCTGCTCAACACCACCACGGGGAAGCTGCAGCAGCAACTGCGCAATGGCGAATATGACATGTTCAAGTACGCACCGATATTCGAGAGCGACTTTATCCAGATCACGAAGAGGGGAGACCTGATTGACATGCACAACTGTGTCTGCATGGTGACCGTGGGCATCACATCCAGCAGCCCCGTCCTCCCACTCCCAGACACCATGCTGCTGGCCCGATGGGCCACCGGCTGTGAAGAGCATGCTGAGCACAGCCAGGCCGCCAAGGGCAAGAGCCACGAGCCTGCAAAGACCTTAGAGCTCACCAGGCTCCTTCCCTTGACGTTCGTGAGCATCTCCACTCACAATCGCGAGAAACAACAGCTGCGCGTGCAGTTTGTCACTGGCCGCTCCTGGTACCTGCAGCTGTGTGCCCCTCCGGACGCACAGGAAGACCTCTTCACCTCTTGGGAAGAGCTGATTTACCTCCTGCGACCACCAGTGGAGAGTCTCAGCCGCACCTATGCCGTTCCAGCCTGGGACATGATCGGCCTGCCTGTGttcgaggaggaggaggaggacggcAGGAGCCCGGCAGTGGAGGATCTCCAAGAAATGTGGGATCAGGACCAGGTGAGCATCTGCAGCATCCACACGTGCTCTGAGCTGTCCGGGGCCACATCTGCAGCTTTTGCTGGTGGGGAGGGGATCCAACTGGACTCCCACAAGTCCGATACCATGCCCGATGTGGCCACCGCAAAAGCAAAATCTACAGTGCTTGACAAAGCGTCAGCGTCGTGGGCAGTGACAAAGGTGGAGACAGCAGGGGTGGCAGGAGGCACCGCAGCGGGTGCTTTGAGCGTGGCAGTGATCAAGTCTCCTGCCCCTGAAGAGCAGAGCATGGCCACAGCAGCCACAGCCAGCAACGGTCCAGGAGGAAGGAAAACCCACATAGCCACTGGGGGCACTGCCAGAACATCCCCGAGGAGCAGGAAAACGGTGCTGCGAACAATTCAGG GGTATGCTCCCAGCACGTCCACCAGTCTCTCCCCAGAGGCCGGCGTGACTGTGGTCGGAGCAGAACCCACCAGCAAGACTGCTGAAGGAAGAGCCGACGAGGAGGACGAGGGGACCCTCATCTCAACCTTGCCACAGGAAGGCAAAGTGAGTGAACAGGATGGCAGCTCACAGAGGGTGTCCCAGGCCcgcaagggaagaagggagagaagggagcacTGGGGAGAGGACAGAGCTCTTATGAGCCCCTCGCTCTGCAGTTCAGTGGAAAGCCACCACAAGGCAGCGGGGAACAAGACCATCCAGAAAGCAGCTGGCCCGTGCTCAGGCGGCGGCAGAGCCACTAGCGATGACCAAAAGGACAAAGGCCACGGCAGCCCGGGGGTCAGCGAGCAGGGCACTGCTCACAAAGGCATCAGCCGTGCTCCCATCACCAACAAGTCCAGGACCTCGCACAAATCGGGCAGGAGCTTATCTACAGTGAGTTCAGGTCCCACCACTGAGAGACTCAGCAGGATCAGCTCTTTCTTCAGGAACATCAGAGCCAGTCTTACTACAAAGACAGTGGCCTCCTCACGCGATAAATATGTGAGCATCCTGGCGAAGCCAGTGGAAGGGACCCGAATGGAGGCCGTCGTAGAGACAGCAGAGAgtggccaggggctggagatCACTGGAGGTGTGACATCTGACACCATGGAGCCAGTGACCGCTGAAGCCCATCAATAG